TTGTTCCGTTTTTTTTCACAATAGTGACGTCCTTTCTTAttaaataatgaagataaatatataattgaaGATGTATTTAGGAGAAAGTATAATGTATTAGGGAAACATCCTTATATTATTGAGCTGATTTGAATATTTACTCATTTAATTACATTCAGTTTAAAGACTTATGAAAAGGCTAATAGTTACATTTCTCTAGCTCCGGCTTTTGTAGTTTGTAAGTTCTAAAGGGCTTGGCTGCAATGACCATACTTGTTGCGACGTCAACCCATTTATAACAGTCAATTCTCTTTTTACAAAAGGAATTTTATTAGAATGGCGATAAGAAATAATTGAAAGGTCTAAGTTGTCGGACTCTTGAAGTCCATATTCTACCTCTTATTTGCCTTGAAGTTCCTACTTTACCTTTTATTTCCTTTAAGTCTGTACTTTGCCTATTATTTGGCTTGAAGTCCGTATTTTACCTCTTATTTACCTTGAAGTCCATACTTTACATCTTATTTGCCTTAAGTCCGTACTATACCTCTTATTTGTCTTGAAGTCCGTACTTTACCTCTTATTTGTCTTGAAGTCCTTACTTTACATCTTATTTGCTTTGAAGTCCATACTTTATCTCGTATTTACTTTGAATTCCATACTTACCTCGTATTTGCGTTTAAAGTCAGTACTTTACCTCTCATTCGCTTTGAAATCCATACTTTACCTCGTATTTGCTTTGATGTCCAAACTTTACCCCGTATTCGCTTTGATGTCCATGCTTTACCTCATATTCGCATTGAAGTCCATACTTTACCTTGTACTTGCTTTGACGTCCATACTTTACCCCATATTCGCGTTGATTTCCATACTTTACCTCGTATTCGCTTTGACGTCCATACTTTACCTTATATTCGCTTTGACGTTCATATTTTACCTTGTATTTGCTTTGAAGTCCGTACTTTACCTCGTATTTGCTTTGGAGTCCATACTTTACCTCGTATTCGCTTTGAAGACCGTACTTTACCTCGTATTCGCTTTGGAGTCCGTACTTTAGCTCATATTCGCTTTGAAGTCCGTACTTTACCTCTTATTAGCTTTGGAGTCCGTACTTTACCTTGTATTCGCTTTGAAGTCCGTATTTTACCTCGTATTCGCTTTGGAGTCCATACTTTATCTCGTATTCACTTTGAAGTCCATACTTTACCTTGTATTTGCTTTGACGTCCATACTTTAGCTCGTATTCACTTTGGAGTCCATACTTTACCTCGTATTCGCTTTGGAGTCTGTACTTTATCTCGTATTCACTTTGAAGTCCATACTTTACCTTGTATTTGCTTTGACGTCCATACTTTAGCTCGTATTCACTTTGGAGTATCGTATTCACTTTGGAGTCCATACTTTACCTCGTATTCACTTTGGAGTCCATACTTTACCTCGTATTCGCTTTGGAGTCTGTACTTTACCTCGTATTCGCTTTGAAGTCCGTACTTTACCTCGTATTCGCTTTGGAGTCTGTACTTTACCTCGTATTTGCTTTGAAGTCCGTACTTTACCTCGTATTCGCTTTGGAGTCCATACTTTACTTCGTATTCGCTTTGGAGTCCATACTTTACCTCGCATTCACTTTGATGTCCCTACTTTACCTCGTATTCGCTTTTGAAGTACGTACTTTACCTCCTATTCACTTTGAAGTTCATACTTTACCTCGTATTCGCTTTGAAGTCCATACTATACCTTGTATTCGCTTTGACGTCCATACATTACTTCGTATTCACTTTTGAAGTCCGTACTTTACCTCTTATTCGCTTTCAAGCCCGTACTTTACCTCTTATTTGGCTTGAAGTTCATACTTTACCTCGTATTCGTTTTGAAGTCCGTTCTTTATCTCTTATTTGTCTAACCATGACCTTCGTGCTGCCATTAAGCAAGAGGTCGGTGTTGGCATAAGACCGAGTATTGCATTTGGTTTCTAGCTTTTGATTCCAGTATTCGAATTCGTTTTCTTATGACACAAGAGTTTTCCCTTGACGGTCTACATAAGGCTTTGCTCCAACTGGACACAGAAGGTGTCAGGTTGTAGCCATCAATTCTTTGTCCTTCGTAGAGAATCGAGTCATTCAAACCAGAGACTTGGAAGTCCCACCTCCCGACGCGTCCCCACGAAACCATAATGAGTCTTGGTGGCCTTTGAGAAGAAACCAGTCCGTCCGTGTAGAGAGATTCATTACTTTGGAGTCTCTAGTCATTGAATCCATTCGTTCATCACCGGAGGCCTCTCCTCGCTTCCTTCCTTTCTCTCCGCCACATGAATCCGCTTCCTTCGGCCTTAAAGGGGCGTTCTTCATCCCTTCCGAGGTATCGTGAAGGAAGAAGGGCCTTCCCTTTGGAGTAACTTTGAAGCCCATATTGTGAGAGACTGCAGTGTTGCCAGATtatgtttttttcttaattgtacaccttcatgattattattattattatttctattatttttattattatttctatctttgttattattattattattattattattattattattattattattattattattattattatttctagctaagctacaaccctagttggaaaagcagaatgctataaggccaggggctccaacagggaaaatagctcagttgaagaaaggaaacaaggaaagataaaatatcttaagaacagtaacattgaaataaatactacCTATATATACAATTGCTgtgaatgatgataattttaaaggAAATGTTTCTTTAATAACTGAACCCTATATGAacttgggggggagggggttaacaTCTCGTAGTCATGTACTTTCTCTTGGATAATTACTGTAGGTGATGTGCACCGACTCCTTACATTACATGGAAAGCGAACAAGCTGAAGGAAaagaaaaacgataaaaaaaaaaaaattttcaagcgACGTTGTTGATATGAATAGGAATATTCTCTGCAGATTTTAGTTGAGACCTTTTACCAGATTATAcgaagtctatctctctctctctctctctctctctctctctctctctctctctctctctttatttcaagatAACATATTAGAGAAGTGGttcttttcttaattatttcttAACACATTTAGAAGAgtacttttttcttaattttaccttAAAAACATTTAGATTAGTGCCTCTGTTTTTAATGTTCCCTTAACAAAACATTTAGAGgagtttttttcttaattttgtctaAAACATTTAGAAGtggtttttttcttaattttcccttaaaaaaacattgagtatttattttttaatttcctctgaaaatacatttatagttattcatttttttatttgccCTTAAAAACATTTAGAGGAatgttttcttcttcattttcgcttaaaaaaaaaaaacattgacgagTGCTTCTTTTCTCAATTTTCCCTTAAAAACATTTAGAGGAaggttttcttcttcattttcgctttaaaaaaaaaaaacattgatgagtGCTTCTTTTCTCATTTTTCCCTTAAAAACATTTAGAGGAATGTTTTCTTCTCCATtttcgctttaaaaaaaaaaacattgacgagTGCTTCTTTTCTCAATTTTCCCTTAAAAACATTTAGAGGAaagttttcttcttcattttcgctttaaaaaaaaaaacattgatgagtGCTTCTTTTCTCATTTTTCCCTTAAAAACATTTAGAGGAATGTTTTCTTCTCCATtttcgctttaaaaaaaaaaacattgacgagTGCTTCTTTTCTCAATTTTCCCTTAAAAACATTTAGAGGAaagttttcttcttcattttcgctttaaaaaaaaaaaacattgatgagtGCTTCTTTTCTCAATTTTCCCCATATTGATAAGAATTGAAACCAAACGTCACAGATTCTTAGTCTACGTATAAGTACAAATTCTCGAGCAAATACGTTGTAATTCAATGTATAACTACGGTGTGGTGTACAATTAACTGTAAAGAGAGAGGCAGGCTTCGGAGAGATGTACAGTATAGCTTCGAGCATGAAGCGAGAGAAATTTTTGCAATGAACAGAGTGCGTAAGTAGGAAAATATCAAATCTCGCTCAAGCtcattactttctttggtcgctgcaatcttaccatctttgtgaggtaaggctTGGatatttgggggagcctgtaggtctatctgctgagtcatcagcaaccattgcctggccctccttggtcctagcttgcatggagagtgggctttgatcatatgtatatatggtcagtcttaggcattgtcctgcttggaagggcaatgtctctgtcccttgcctctgccattcatgagcgacctttaaacccttacgtGGATACTGACGTAGTCTTGCTGTCCATCTTCTCTTATCTTTTACTATCCCCCCCCTCCCATCCCCAGTTGTACTTGGGTGTGAATGGCTGAGCAGAAATGTTATATCATATATTAGCTATTATATTAATGTTAATTGCAGTTATGATTTCGGGTAAAatatttaatgttcttactgttcttaaaatactttatttttccttgtctcctttcctcactgggctatttttccttggtggggcctctggtcttatagcattctgctttcccaactagggttgtagctttgctaataataataaaaataataataatagtaatgatgataataataataataataataataataataataataataataataatattaataatgttttttgcATGTGGACATACTGTTTTGTCACTGgcgatttcataataataattattattattattattattattattattattattattattattattattattattattattattattattattattacaagctaggctataaccctagttggaaaagcaagatgccataagcccacggactccaacagggaaaaataacacattGAAAAAGGGagtcaaggaaataaacaaactacaagagaataaacgatcaaaataaattactttaaaaacattaacaatattacgataaataaaaaataaaaaagaaataaggtagaacagcatGCCGGAGTGTACCCCCAAGCCAGAGAACCCAGATTCTGGAGGAAAAGAGGGGATTTGGGGGTTGCATAGTCAGGAAGAAAGGGAAACGATCTATTTCTTTAGGAGGGAAATAATGATCAGGAAATATACGAACAATGGAGGAACTTCAACGCTAGAGATGAAACGAAAGTTATCGGAAATTCAGATGATTTAAGTGGAAAGATGAACTgaagctctctccctctctctctctctctctctctctctctctctctctccatcgttaTGGATTATTAATGTCGAAATTTTGATGATAAGTAATGGTGATTTGAAATGTCTTTCATAATCTGCGAAGGTTATTAaagctaatatatgtatatatatatatatatatatatatatatatatttatatatatatatatatatatatacacattaacatacattaacagtatatatagacacaatagatatgtttatatatacagtatatacactgtaatacgatatataatacatatgcatacaggatatatatatatatatacatatatatatatatatatatatatatatatgtgtgtgtgtgtgtgtgtgtgtgtgtattatatatatacatgtatatttataaataaataaataaatacttacatAAACAATCCATACATAAACCACTCAGGTGTGTGGGTGGAGTCTGGATTGGGTTTGgtaaggggaggaggggggggggggattggtgcCTCCCGACCGGAAGTTCATTTAAACTTCCCCTTCCGGATCCCGACTTGGCGAAGCTGTCGGAACACTTCCTCAATTAGAGCCACTTAACGATTTCCCCCCTCGAATTAATTCTCTAGATTTTGGAGCGGCGATACTCGGGGAGATTTAGGTGCCGGCTTAATGCCTCTTGCGTCATTGGGAAACGGTTTTACAATGTTGGAAACTTGCattaaaaatccatttttttttttttttttttttttttagagtttgtTTGTAAGAACGATTACGGATGTTTCTAAAGCCGTCTGACCAGTCGCTTGTGGAACTTGGTGCCTGTATGACCAAAGTCACCACAATTATGTTTATTATCAGTGATTGGTATTTTTGGCAATTATAATATAAActacattttttaaaaattgcattaaaaaacggtaaaagtcaggaaacatttattccatgatttttaccgttttaaaacggattttTTTCACGTAAGAGTGTCATatcacggtcatcaacccgtaaaagataatagcaaaataaggtaaaattatggtcgcctgtattttactgaaatacggatgataactatatttttttacggagaatttccgatcaaaattacggggtttttttttctaagtgtaggGTATTCATGATTAGCGTGGTGTTTAAGGGGATGATtaactttttaaggatttactcaacttttttaatatgt
This DNA window, taken from Palaemon carinicauda isolate YSFRI2023 unplaced genomic scaffold, ASM3689809v2 scaffold1696, whole genome shotgun sequence, encodes the following:
- the LOC137635761 gene encoding involucrin-like; protein product: MDSKVNTILQSEYELKYGRQSKYKVKYGLQSEYEIKYRLQSEYEVKYGLQSEYELKYGRQSKYKVKYGLQSEYEIKYGLQSEYEYGLQSEYEVKYGLQSEYEVKYGLQSKYEVKYGLQSKYKVKYERQSEYKVKYGRQSEYEVKYGNQREYGVKYGRQSKYKVKYGLQCEYEVKHGHQSEYGVKFGHQSKYE